From a region of the Pararhodobacter sp. genome:
- a CDS encoding CpaF family protein, whose product MALFETSHPLARRAALRPEVPKARPVAPAPTPIVPAGPDLSRLDPFRERWMTRLMDSSDLFAKEGVERSVVREALTQIAELDSGALSRADREQLIEDMVLEVCGLGPLEALLADDDISEIMVNTANKIYIERKGLIEETGIRFRDEEALQRTCQKIATGVNRTVDTKNPVCDARLKDGSRVNIIIPPLAVDGTHLTIRKFKKDKLTLEDLVRFGALTSEAANILRIIGKIRVNVLISGGTGSGKTTLLNCLTASIPTNERVITLEDTAELQLQQSHVIRLETRPENSEGAGAFYMQELVKNSLRMKPHRIIVGEVRDGAAFDLIQAMNTGHEGSMGTIHANNPAACLARLESLILMNPGSQTQPSHVIRKSIIDSVELIIQTRQLMPSGRRVITHVTEVGSMEDSTIILSDILKFDFAEGRLVGTQMYRPPRLIQRAHEYGEEENLAEALAKANRSVP is encoded by the coding sequence ATGGCTCTGTTCGAAACCTCACATCCCCTCGCAAGACGGGCCGCATTGCGACCTGAAGTGCCCAAAGCGCGGCCGGTTGCCCCAGCTCCCACGCCGATCGTCCCGGCTGGTCCCGATCTGTCCCGGCTTGATCCATTCCGCGAGCGCTGGATGACACGGCTCATGGACAGTTCCGACCTGTTCGCCAAAGAGGGGGTCGAGCGCTCAGTTGTCAGGGAAGCCCTGACCCAGATCGCGGAACTGGACAGCGGAGCCCTGTCCCGGGCGGATCGTGAGCAGCTCATAGAAGACATGGTGCTTGAAGTCTGTGGTCTTGGGCCGCTGGAGGCGCTGCTTGCTGACGACGACATCAGCGAAATCATGGTCAATACCGCCAACAAGATCTACATCGAACGCAAGGGGCTGATCGAAGAAACAGGCATCAGGTTCCGCGATGAAGAGGCGCTTCAGCGCACCTGTCAGAAGATCGCAACAGGCGTAAACCGGACTGTCGATACCAAGAACCCTGTCTGCGACGCTCGCCTCAAAGACGGGTCACGTGTCAACATCATCATTCCGCCCCTGGCCGTGGACGGAACGCACCTGACCATCCGAAAATTCAAAAAGGACAAACTCACGCTGGAGGATCTGGTGCGTTTTGGCGCTCTGACGTCAGAAGCGGCCAATATTCTGCGCATCATTGGCAAGATCCGGGTCAATGTTCTCATCTCCGGAGGCACTGGCTCCGGCAAGACCACGCTCCTGAACTGCCTTACAGCCAGCATCCCGACGAATGAGCGGGTCATCACGCTTGAGGACACCGCCGAGCTTCAGCTTCAGCAGTCCCATGTGATCCGCCTTGAAACGCGCCCCGAGAACTCGGAAGGCGCTGGCGCTTTCTACATGCAGGAGCTGGTGAAGAACTCCCTGCGTATGAAGCCGCATAGGATCATCGTCGGTGAAGTGCGCGATGGCGCGGCCTTCGACCTGATCCAGGCAATGAACACGGGTCATGAAGGCTCGATGGGCACGATCCACGCCAACAATCCGGCAGCCTGCCTCGCGCGCCTAGAATCCCTGATCCTCATGAACCCCGGATCGCAAACCCAGCCCTCTCATGTGATCCGCAAGTCCATTATCGATTCCGTTGAACTCATCATCCAGACCAGACAGCTCATGCCGTCTGGTCGTCGCGTCATCACCCATGTGACCGAGGTTGGGTCCATGGAAGATAGTACCATCATCTTATCGGATATTCTGAAGTTCGACTTTGCTGAGG
- a CDS encoding CpaD family pilus assembly protein, with amino-acid sequence MRPTLSRLRFLSLALAGMALSGCAADQFWNEPPYPAAYQERHPIQFTDAPKRLEVFPRWARGLDARQRSDVTDFANQFRKSTKTQLWISVPVIPEDAGDLLDGKRPSGHHPNATPQMLPAVKTTLADVRQTLARAGVSPRHVLVSTYPGTYSEAPITLTFDAFTANVPNKCGEWPQDLAAGAGAQGWWNETYWNFGCASQSNLAAQTAEPLDLLRPRQQSPADAVRAVNNINELRQGQDPSTKYDAARSIAQEVGN; translated from the coding sequence ATGCGCCCGACCCTTTCCCGTCTCCGGTTCCTGTCCCTTGCTCTGGCAGGCATGGCCCTGTCCGGTTGCGCAGCAGACCAGTTCTGGAATGAGCCGCCCTATCCCGCAGCCTATCAAGAGCGTCATCCGATCCAGTTCACGGATGCCCCAAAGCGCCTTGAGGTGTTCCCGCGCTGGGCGCGCGGGCTGGATGCCCGCCAGCGTTCTGACGTGACTGATTTTGCCAATCAGTTCCGCAAGTCCACCAAAACCCAGCTCTGGATCTCCGTTCCCGTCATCCCGGAAGACGCCGGCGATCTCCTGGATGGGAAACGGCCAAGCGGCCATCATCCCAATGCGACGCCGCAGATGCTGCCGGCTGTCAAAACCACGCTTGCAGATGTGCGCCAGACGCTTGCGCGTGCCGGTGTCAGCCCCCGCCATGTGCTGGTGAGCACCTATCCGGGCACCTATTCAGAAGCTCCCATCACCCTGACGTTTGATGCATTCACCGCAAATGTCCCGAACAAATGCGGAGAGTGGCCCCAGGATCTGGCAGCCGGTGCCGGCGCACAGGGCTGGTGGAACGAAACCTACTGGAATTTCGGCTGTGCCTCGCAGTCGAACCTAGCAGCGCAGACGGCCGAGCCCCTCGATCTCTTGCGCCCGCGCCAACAGAGCCCGGCAGACGCTGTGCGTGCCGTCAACAACATCAACGAACTGCGTCAGGGGCAAGACCCCTCCACCAAGTATGACGCGGCCCGCTCCATCGCCCAGGAAGTGGGGAACTGA